The sequence TGGCATTGATCGCCTTGGGACGGTTGAGCCGGATGATGCCGGCCGTGCCCTCGACACGGGCGACGAGATCGCCCTCTTCCACCGAACTCATCGCGCGCCCTCGATCAGCTTGCGCGCGACGATGAGCCGCATGATTTCATTGGTGCCTTCGAGGATCTGGTGCACGCGCAGATCGCGCACGATCTTCTCGATGCCGTATTCGCTGAGATAGCCGTAGCCGCCGTGCAGCTGGAGCGCGTGGTTGGCGACCTCGAAGCCGACATCGGTGCCGAAGCGCTTGGCCATCGCACAGAGCATGGTGGCGTCGGTGTCCTTGCGGTCGAGCGCCGCAGCGGCGCGCCACAGGAAGGTGCGCGCGGCCTCCAGCTCGATCGCCATGTCGGCGAGACGGAATTGCAGCGCCTGGAATTCGTCGAGACGCTTTCCAAACGCCTTGCGCTCCTTCATGTAGGCGCGCGCTTTGTCGAGCGCGGTCTGCGCGCCGCCGAGCGAGCAGGCCGTGATGTTGAGGCGGCCGCCGTCGAGGCCAGCCATCGCGATCTTGAAGCCGACGCCCTCCTCGCTCAGCCGGTTGGCGACGGGCACGCGGGCGTTCTCGAACACGACAGCGCGGGTCGGCTGCGCGTTCCAGCCCATCTTGCGCTCATTGGCGCCGAAGGAGACGCCCGGTGTGTTGCCGTCGATGACGAGGGTCGAGATGCCACCCGGACCGTCGCCGCCGGTTCTGACCATCGCGACCAGCAGATCGGTGCCGCCGGCACCCGAGATGAATTGCTTCTGGCCGTTGAGGACGTAATGGTCGCCATCGCGCACCGCGCGGGTGCGCAGCGCCGCAGCATCGGAGCCGGCACCCGGCTCGGTCAGGCAGTAGCTCGCGATCAGCTCCATGCTGCAGAGTTTTGGCAGCCATGTATGGCGCTGGGTGTCGTTGCCGAAGGCATCGATCATCCAGCTCGCCATGTTGTGGATGGAGATGAAGGCCGAGGTCGTCGGGCAACCCGTCGCCAGCGCCTCGAAGATCAGCGCCGCATCGAACCGCGACATTGCGGAGCCGCCGACATCCTCGCGGATGTAGATGCCGCCCATGCCGAGGCCTGCTGCCTCGCGCATCACGTCAACGGGGAAATGCTTCTCCTCGTCCCAGCGCAGCGCGTGCGGCGCGATCTTCTCCGCCGCAAACGCCAGCGCCATGTCGCGAACCGCGATCTGATCCTCATTCAGGGCGAACTGCATGTCGAGCTCGCGCTGTTTGAGTTACTTCATCGTCGGGATCGAGAACTCCGCGCCTTCCTTGACGCCGGACGGCCAGCGCGAGGTGACCGTCTTGGTCTTGGTGTAGAAGCGGATCGAGTCCGGGCCGTGCTGGTTGAGATCGCCGAAGCCCGACTTCTTCCAGCCGCCGAAGGTGTAATAGGCGATCGGCACCGGGATCGGCACGTTGATGCCGACCATGCCGACGTTCACCTTGGCCGCGAAATCGCGGGCGGCATCGCCGTCGCGGGTGAAGATGGCAACGCCGTTGCCGTAGTCGTGATCGGACGGCAGCGCCAGCGCTTCCTTGTAATCGTGCGCACGCACGACCGAGAGCACCGGGCCAAAGATCTCTTCCTTGTAGATCCGCATGTCCTTCGTGACGTTGTCGAACAGCGAGCCGCCGAGGTAGAAGCCGTTCTCGTAGCCCTGCATCTTGAAGCCGCGGCCGTCGACGGCGAGCGTCGCGCCTTCCTTGATGCCGATATCGATGTAGCTCTTGACCTTCTCGACCGCCTCGCGCGTGACGAGCGGACCGTAATCGGCCGACGGATCGATCGAGGTGCCGATCTTGAGCGACTCGACGCGCGGGATCAGCTTGTCCATCAGGCGATCCGCGGTGGTCTTGCCGACGGGAACGGCGACCGAAACGGCCATGCAGCGCTCGCCGGCCGAGCCGTAGCCCGCGCCGATCAGCGCGTCGACCGCCTGGTCCATGTCAGCGTCGGGCATGATGATGGCGTGGTTCTTGGCGCCGCCGAAACACTGGCAGCGCTTGCCGGTCTGGGCTGCGCGCTCGTAGATGTACTGCGCGATCGGCGTGGAGCCGACGAAGCCAACGGCCTTGATGTCGGGATCGTCGAGGATGGCGTCGACCGCTTCCTTGTCGCCGTTGACGACGTTGAGGATGCCGGCCGGCAGGCCCGCCTCGATCATCAGCTCGGCCAGCTTCATCGGCACGCCGGGATCGCGCTCGGACGGCTTGAGGATGAAGGCGTTGCCGCAGGCGATGGCGGGGGCAAACTTCCACATCGGGATCATCGCCGGGAAATTGAACGGCGTGATGCCGGCGACGACGCCGAGCGGCTGGCGCAGCGAATAGATGTCGATGCCAGGGCCGGCGCCTTCGGTGTATTCGCCCTTCATCAGATGAGGAATGCCACAGGCGAATTCCGCGACCTCGAGCCCGCGCTGGATATCGCCCTTGGCGTCGGGAACGGTCTTGCCATGCTCGCGGGCGAGCAGCTCGGCAAGCTTGTCGTAGTCGCGCTGCACCAACTCGACGAACTTCGTCATCACGCGGGCGCGGCGCTGCGGATTGGTCGCAGCCCATTCCGGCTGCGCAGCGCGGGCGTTCTCGACCGCGGCGCGAACCTCGGCCTTGGATGCCAGCGCCACCTTCGCCTGGACGTCACCGGTCATCGGCTCGAAGACGTCTGCCGTCCGGCCCGACGTGCCCTTCACTTCCTTGCCACCGATGAAATGTCCGACTGAACGCATGGAATGATCTCCTTGAGGGCTTGAACGCTTTGACAAATCCTATCGACCTGCATTTATTGGGATTCAAGTCCGAGATAATGCACCATAGATGTGCGAAAATGCTGGATCAAGGCGCTATCGACTGGGACGACTTCCGCTTCGTGCTGGCCATCGTGCGGGGCGGCTCGGTCTCGGCTGCCGCAAAGCAGCTCGGCGTCGACCACGCCACCGTGATCCGCCGCGTCGACCGGCTGGAGAAGCACCTCTCGGCAAAGCTGTTCGACCGGCGCAAGACCGGTTATCTCCTCACCGAGGCCGGACAGCGGGTCGCCGACAGCGCCGAAGCCATGGAATCCACCATCGTCGCCAACCAGGAGCAGGTCGGCGGCTCGGTGGCGCGGCTGACCGGCACGGTGCGGATCGGTGCGCCCGACGGGTTCGGCACCGCGTTCCTGGCGC comes from Bradyrhizobium diazoefficiens and encodes:
- a CDS encoding isobutyryl-CoA dehydrogenase, translated to MQFALNEDQIAVRDMALAFAAEKIAPHALRWDEEKHFPVDVMREAAGLGMGGIYIREDVGGSAMSRFDAALIFEALATGCPTTSAFISIHNMASWMIDAFGNDTQRHTWLPKLCSMELIASYCLTEPGAGSDAAALRTRAVRDGDHYVLNGQKQFISGAGGTDLLVAMVRTGGDGPGGISTLVIDGNTPGVSFGANERKMGWNAQPTRAVVFENARVPVANRLSEEGVGFKIAMAGLDGGRLNITACSLGGAQTALDKARAYMKERKAFGKRLDEFQALQFRLADMAIELEAARTFLWRAAAALDRKDTDATMLCAMAKRFGTDVGFEVANHALQLHGGYGYLSEYGIEKIVRDLRVHQILEGTNEIMRLIVARKLIEGAR
- a CDS encoding CoA-acylating methylmalonate-semialdehyde dehydrogenase, whose amino-acid sequence is MRSVGHFIGGKEVKGTSGRTADVFEPMTGDVQAKVALASKAEVRAAVENARAAQPEWAATNPQRRARVMTKFVELVQRDYDKLAELLAREHGKTVPDAKGDIQRGLEVAEFACGIPHLMKGEYTEGAGPGIDIYSLRQPLGVVAGITPFNFPAMIPMWKFAPAIACGNAFILKPSERDPGVPMKLAELMIEAGLPAGILNVVNGDKEAVDAILDDPDIKAVGFVGSTPIAQYIYERAAQTGKRCQCFGGAKNHAIIMPDADMDQAVDALIGAGYGSAGERCMAVSVAVPVGKTTADRLMDKLIPRVESLKIGTSIDPSADYGPLVTREAVEKVKSYIDIGIKEGATLAVDGRGFKMQGYENGFYLGGSLFDNVTKDMRIYKEEIFGPVLSVVRAHDYKEALALPSDHDYGNGVAIFTRDGDAARDFAAKVNVGMVGINVPIPVPIAYYTFGGWKKSGFGDLNQHGPDSIRFYTKTKTVTSRWPSGVKEGAEFSIPTMK